One window from the genome of Pseudonocardia hierapolitana encodes:
- a CDS encoding branched-chain amino acid ABC transporter permease — protein sequence MTVIQERTATPVAPVVRLDRVSIAALAGAAALFVALAVLPFVFAGPVQNALTTVFLLATMASMWNLLAGYAGLVSFGQQAFLGVGAYTLLVAVRAGVNPFAAVPIAAVVSLAVAVPLSYGLFRTRGAYFAIATWAVAEAFRLLVITVPALGGGEGATLPPTGLDPVLRTALTYWTALAVVTVSLLGIWLLLRSRIGLDAAAVRDDEQAAVAVGVRASRARRVPYLVSAAGFGAAGAVLFLANLRLEPASIFNVNYSANAFFMALIGGVGTIEGPVVGALVFYGLQFFLADLGAAYLVLLGVLAIVVMLVAPEGLWGRFSRWTGVVLFPIGYRVRPARRQRVRKPGEGES from the coding sequence ATGACGGTTATCCAGGAGCGGACCGCAACCCCCGTGGCCCCGGTCGTGCGGCTGGACCGGGTCTCGATCGCGGCCCTCGCAGGCGCCGCAGCGCTGTTCGTGGCCCTCGCCGTGCTGCCCTTCGTGTTCGCCGGGCCGGTCCAGAACGCCCTGACCACGGTGTTCCTGCTGGCCACGATGGCGTCGATGTGGAACCTGCTCGCCGGTTACGCCGGCCTGGTGTCGTTCGGCCAGCAGGCGTTCCTCGGCGTCGGGGCCTACACGCTGCTCGTGGCCGTGAGGGCCGGGGTGAACCCCTTCGCGGCCGTGCCGATCGCCGCGGTGGTGTCGCTCGCCGTCGCGGTGCCGCTGTCGTACGGGCTCTTCCGCACGCGCGGCGCCTATTTCGCGATCGCGACGTGGGCGGTCGCCGAGGCGTTCCGGCTGCTCGTGATCACCGTCCCCGCGCTCGGCGGTGGCGAGGGGGCCACGCTGCCGCCGACCGGTCTGGACCCCGTGCTCCGCACCGCCCTGACCTACTGGACGGCCCTCGCCGTGGTGACGGTCTCGCTGCTGGGGATCTGGCTGCTGCTGCGCTCCCGGATCGGCCTCGACGCGGCCGCGGTGCGCGACGACGAGCAGGCCGCGGTCGCCGTGGGCGTGCGTGCGAGCCGGGCCCGCCGGGTGCCCTACCTGGTGTCCGCGGCCGGGTTCGGCGCGGCCGGCGCCGTGCTGTTCCTCGCCAACCTGCGGCTCGAGCCGGCGTCGATCTTCAACGTGAACTACAGCGCGAACGCGTTCTTCATGGCGCTGATCGGCGGCGTCGGCACCATCGAGGGGCCGGTGGTCGGGGCGCTGGTCTTCTACGGGCTGCAGTTCTTCCTCGCCGACCTCGGGGCCGCCTACCTCGTGCTGCTCGGCGTGCTCGCGATCGTCGTGATGCTGGTGGCGCCGGAAGGGCTGTGGGGCCGGTTCTCGCGGTGGACGGGCGTGGTGCTGTTCCCGATCGGATACCGGGTGCGCCCGGCCCGGAGACAACGAGTCCGGAAGCCAGGAGAAGGAGAGTCGTGA
- a CDS encoding alcohol dehydrogenase catalytic domain-containing protein gives MRAVVTRRAGAMEVGEVADPGEPGAGQVLVRPEAVGICGSDLHFFTGELATPPEFGPQFPRVQGHEFAGVVEALGPGCPPELSLGQRVAVHPLSSCGRCRACRIGRENACPDFRLVGVHVDGALADRVTVAADQVFGVGDLPATVAAFCEPMSIAVRALERGRVAAGERVVVLGAGPIGQAVTIGALDRGARVLITDVAGGRLAPAAAAGADVLHVGESGAVAAAGDWSDGEGPAVVVDCTGAPAAIADGVTMVAPAGRVVVVGISHQQVALPVNAFTQKELDLLGSTVCTAADFAEAVRLVGRHRAHVARLVTHQAPLAEAPAAVEHALRHPGEVLKLVIRTGE, from the coding sequence ATGCGGGCGGTGGTGACCCGTCGGGCCGGGGCGATGGAGGTCGGCGAGGTGGCCGACCCCGGCGAGCCCGGCGCCGGGCAGGTGCTGGTGCGGCCGGAGGCGGTGGGGATCTGCGGGTCGGACCTGCACTTCTTCACCGGCGAGCTGGCCACGCCGCCGGAGTTCGGCCCGCAGTTCCCGCGCGTGCAGGGGCACGAGTTCGCCGGTGTCGTCGAGGCGCTGGGCCCCGGCTGCCCGCCGGAGCTCTCCCTCGGGCAGCGCGTGGCCGTGCACCCGCTGTCCTCGTGCGGGCGGTGCCGGGCGTGCCGGATCGGGCGGGAGAACGCGTGCCCGGACTTCCGGCTCGTCGGGGTGCACGTCGACGGCGCGCTCGCCGACCGCGTCACGGTGGCGGCCGACCAGGTGTTCGGGGTCGGCGACCTGCCGGCGACCGTCGCCGCGTTCTGCGAGCCGATGTCGATCGCCGTGCGGGCGCTGGAACGGGGGAGGGTGGCGGCCGGGGAGCGGGTCGTCGTGCTCGGTGCGGGACCGATCGGCCAGGCCGTGACGATCGGCGCGCTCGACCGCGGCGCCCGGGTCCTGATCACCGACGTGGCCGGTGGACGGCTCGCTCCGGCGGCCGCCGCCGGCGCGGATGTGCTCCACGTCGGCGAGTCCGGCGCGGTGGCGGCGGCCGGGGACTGGTCGGACGGGGAAGGCCCCGCGGTCGTCGTCGACTGCACCGGGGCACCGGCAGCCATCGCCGACGGCGTGACGATGGTCGCGCCCGCGGGCCGGGTGGTCGTCGTCGGGATCTCCCACCAGCAGGTGGCGCTCCCCGTGAACGCGTTCACGCAGAAGGAGCTCGACCTGCTCGGATCCACGGTGTGCACCGCGGCCGACTTCGCCGAGGCCGTTCGGCTGGTCGGGCGGCACCGCGCACACGTGGCGCGCCTCGTCACGCACCAGGCGCCCCTGGCCGAGGCTCCCGCCGCGGTGGAACACGCGCTGCGGCACCCCGGCGAGGTGCTCAAGCTCGTGATCCGGACGGGGGAGTGA
- a CDS encoding SDR family NAD(P)-dependent oxidoreductase, with product MGDLLVGKTAVVTGAAGGIGRGVALELAREGAAVLVSDLAGASAGGEETVALIAAEGGTAAFTPCDVTSARDCAALVDTALARFGRLDCAVNNAGIAVHKPLAEVTEEEYDRVLAVNLKGVFLGMRAQIPAMVERGGGAIVNVASVAGLMAVPLISPYTASKHGIIGLTRNAAMEYGTAGVRVNAVCPNAIRTPLMDASPPDFVAELIRPQAIPRVGEPEEVGFAVAYLCSDRAAFVTGVALPVDGGYAA from the coding sequence ATGGGCGACCTGCTGGTGGGCAAGACAGCGGTGGTGACCGGGGCCGCGGGTGGGATCGGCCGAGGCGTCGCGCTGGAGCTGGCGCGCGAGGGCGCGGCCGTCCTGGTCTCCGACCTGGCCGGGGCGAGCGCGGGCGGTGAGGAGACCGTCGCGCTGATCGCGGCCGAGGGCGGTACGGCCGCCTTCACCCCGTGCGACGTGACGTCGGCGCGGGACTGCGCCGCCCTCGTGGACACCGCCCTGGCGCGGTTCGGCAGGCTCGACTGCGCGGTCAACAACGCCGGGATCGCCGTGCACAAACCCCTGGCGGAGGTGACCGAGGAGGAGTACGACCGCGTCCTCGCGGTCAATCTCAAGGGCGTGTTCCTCGGCATGCGGGCCCAGATCCCGGCGATGGTCGAGCGCGGCGGCGGCGCGATCGTCAACGTCGCGTCGGTGGCAGGCCTGATGGCCGTGCCGCTGATCAGCCCCTACACCGCGAGCAAGCACGGGATCATCGGGCTCACCCGCAACGCGGCGATGGAGTACGGGACGGCCGGGGTCCGCGTGAACGCGGTGTGCCCCAACGCCATCCGCACCCCGCTGATGGACGCATCGCCGCCGGACTTCGTGGCCGAGCTGATCCGCCCGCAGGCGATCCCGCGGGTCGGCGAGCCCGAGGAGGTCGGGTTCGCCGTGGCGTATCTGTGCTCGGACCGTGCCGCGTTCGTGACCGGCGTGGCGCTGCCGGTGGACGGCGGCTACGCGGCCTGA
- a CDS encoding transcriptional regulator, with protein sequence MGDYAKALGGKLRAIRQQQGLSLHGVEQKSGGRWKAVVVGSYERGDRAVTVQKLAELADFYGVPVAELLPEGRIPSGSEPATKIVINLERLQQLPADKVGPLARYAAAIQSQRGDYNGKVLSIRSEDLRSLSIIYDMTPGELTDQLIDWGVLPPEARPSA encoded by the coding sequence ATGGGCGACTACGCCAAGGCGCTCGGCGGGAAGCTCCGCGCCATCCGGCAGCAGCAGGGGTTGTCGCTGCACGGCGTCGAGCAGAAGTCCGGCGGTCGCTGGAAGGCGGTCGTCGTGGGCTCCTACGAGCGCGGCGACCGCGCCGTCACCGTGCAGAAGCTCGCCGAGCTGGCCGACTTCTACGGTGTGCCCGTCGCCGAGCTGCTCCCCGAGGGCCGCATCCCGTCCGGGTCGGAGCCTGCCACCAAGATCGTGATCAACCTGGAGCGGCTGCAGCAGCTCCCGGCCGACAAGGTGGGCCCGCTGGCCCGCTACGCCGCGGCGATCCAGAGCCAGCGTGGCGACTACAACGGCAAGGTGCTCTCGATCCGCTCCGAGGACCTGCGGTCGCTGTCGATCATCTACGACATGACGCCCGGCGAGCTCACCGACCAGCTGATCGACTGGGGCGTCCTGCCACCCGAGGCCCGGCCGAGCGCCTGA
- the pyrR gene encoding bifunctional pyr operon transcriptional regulator/uracil phosphoribosyltransferase PyrR, protein MAEDRRGDPAGASTPARELLGAADVARTIARIAHQIIEKTATGAGGMADVVLIGIPTRGAVLARRLASAIAEFEGTQVRVGSVDPTLYRDDLRRRPARALEDTAVPEGGLDDALVVLVDDVLMSGRTVRAALDALSDHGRPRAVQLAVLVDRGHRELPIRADYVGKNVPTARDEQVLVLLEEIDGADAVRLRKAVRE, encoded by the coding sequence GTGGCGGAAGACCGCCGCGGGGACCCGGCAGGCGCGAGCACTCCCGCACGGGAGCTGCTCGGCGCCGCCGACGTCGCCCGCACCATCGCGCGGATCGCGCACCAGATCATCGAGAAGACGGCCACGGGGGCCGGCGGCATGGCCGACGTCGTGCTGATCGGCATCCCCACCCGCGGTGCCGTCCTCGCGAGGCGGCTCGCCTCCGCGATCGCCGAGTTCGAGGGCACGCAGGTCCGGGTCGGCTCGGTGGACCCCACCCTCTACCGCGACGACCTGCGGCGGCGCCCGGCCCGCGCGCTGGAGGACACCGCGGTGCCCGAGGGCGGGCTCGACGACGCGCTCGTCGTGCTCGTCGACGACGTGCTGATGTCGGGCCGCACGGTCCGCGCCGCGCTCGACGCGCTGTCCGACCACGGCCGCCCGCGCGCGGTGCAGCTGGCCGTGCTCGTCGACCGCGGGCACCGGGAGCTGCCGATCCGGGCCGACTACGTCGGCAAGAACGTGCCCACCGCCCGCGACGAGCAGGTGCTGGTGCTGCTCGAGGAGATCGACGGGGCGGACGCCGTGCGCTTGCGGAAGGCGGTGCGGGAGTGA
- a CDS encoding aspartate carbamoyltransferase catalytic subunit produces MKHLLSVTDLDAAAATGLLDTADRLKQALLGREVRKLPTLRGRTVITMFYENSTRTRVSFEVAGKWMSADTVNVSASGSSVGKGESLRDTALTLSAVGADCVIVRHPASGAAHRLAGWVDRDAGKTGTHTSIVNAGDGTHEHPTQALLDAATLRDRLGGVAGRRIGIVGDVLHSRVARSNVFLLATLGAEVVVVAPPTLLPVGVEQWPCRVSPDLDAELPALDAVMVLRVQAERMHGAFFPSAREYAIGYGLSDDRARLLPDHAVVMHPGPMVRGMEISPAVADSPASTILAQVSNGVHVRMAVLYHLLAGAPE; encoded by the coding sequence GTGAAGCACCTGCTCTCGGTGACCGACCTCGACGCGGCAGCCGCCACCGGCCTGCTCGACACCGCCGACCGGCTCAAGCAGGCGCTGCTGGGTCGGGAGGTGCGCAAGCTGCCCACGCTGCGCGGCCGGACCGTGATCACGATGTTCTACGAGAACTCCACGCGCACTCGCGTCTCGTTCGAGGTCGCCGGCAAGTGGATGAGCGCCGACACCGTGAACGTCAGCGCCTCCGGGTCGTCGGTGGGCAAGGGCGAGTCGCTGCGCGACACCGCGCTCACGCTGTCGGCCGTCGGCGCCGACTGCGTGATCGTGCGCCACCCGGCCTCCGGTGCGGCGCACCGGCTCGCCGGCTGGGTCGACCGGGACGCCGGGAAGACCGGCACCCACACCTCGATCGTCAACGCGGGCGACGGCACGCACGAGCACCCCACCCAGGCCCTGCTGGACGCCGCCACCCTGCGCGACCGGCTCGGCGGTGTCGCCGGGCGCCGGATCGGGATCGTCGGCGACGTGCTGCACAGCCGCGTCGCGCGCTCCAATGTCTTCCTGCTGGCCACGCTGGGCGCGGAGGTGGTGGTGGTCGCGCCGCCGACGCTGCTGCCGGTGGGCGTCGAGCAGTGGCCGTGCCGCGTGAGCCCCGATCTGGACGCCGAGCTGCCCGCCCTGGACGCGGTGATGGTGCTGCGCGTGCAGGCCGAGCGCATGCACGGCGCCTTCTTCCCGTCGGCGCGCGAGTACGCGATCGGCTACGGCCTGTCCGACGACCGGGCACGGCTGCTGCCCGACCACGCCGTGGTGATGCACCCGGGGCCGATGGTGCGCGGCATGGAGATCTCGCCCGCGGTGGCCGACAGCCCGGCCTCGACGATCCTGGCGCAGGTCTCCAACGGCGTGCACGTCCGCATGGCGGTGCTGTACCACCTGCTCGCGGGGGCGCCCGAATGA
- a CDS encoding dihydroorotase has protein sequence MTDLLITNARPYGEEAVDLLVRDGVVTEIGSDLGAADGVEVLDADGAVLLPGFVDLHTHLREPGGEESETIETGSRAAARGGYTAVFAMPNTDPVADTAVVVEHVRRRGEEVGLVDVHPVGAVTVGLEGVKMAELGTMARSRARVRMFSDDGRCVHDPVLMRRALEYASALDVVIAQHAEDHRLTVGAQAHEGVVASRLGLAGWPATAEETIVARDCALAREAGAALHVCHVSSARTVEVLRAAKAQGVRVSAEVTPHHLLLTDAAIAGYDPVNKVNPPLRTGEDTKAMRAALAEGVIDVVGTDHAPHAAQYKDTEWAAAKPGMLGLETALSVVVHTMVEPGLLDWRGVARVLSERPAEIAGLPDHGRPIAEGEPATFALVDPDAVWTVRGTALQSKATNTPFEGMRLPAAVTATVLRGRITMRNGEVQA, from the coding sequence GTGACCGACCTGCTGATCACGAACGCGCGGCCGTACGGCGAGGAGGCGGTCGACCTGCTCGTGCGCGACGGGGTCGTCACCGAGATCGGGAGCGACCTGGGCGCGGCCGACGGTGTCGAGGTCCTCGACGCCGACGGCGCCGTGCTGCTGCCCGGCTTCGTCGACCTGCACACCCACCTGCGGGAGCCGGGCGGCGAGGAGTCCGAGACGATCGAGACCGGCTCGCGCGCGGCCGCCCGCGGCGGCTACACCGCGGTCTTCGCGATGCCGAACACCGACCCCGTCGCCGACACCGCGGTCGTGGTGGAGCACGTGCGGCGCCGCGGCGAGGAGGTCGGCCTGGTCGACGTGCACCCGGTCGGCGCGGTCACCGTCGGGCTCGAGGGCGTCAAGATGGCCGAGCTGGGCACGATGGCGCGTTCGCGCGCGCGGGTGCGGATGTTCTCCGACGACGGCCGCTGCGTGCACGATCCCGTGCTCATGCGCCGGGCCCTGGAGTACGCGTCCGCCCTCGACGTCGTGATCGCGCAGCACGCGGAGGACCACCGGCTCACCGTCGGCGCGCAGGCGCACGAGGGTGTGGTCGCATCGAGGCTCGGGCTCGCCGGCTGGCCGGCCACCGCCGAGGAGACGATCGTGGCGCGCGACTGCGCGCTCGCCCGGGAGGCGGGGGCGGCGCTGCACGTCTGCCACGTCTCCTCGGCGCGCACCGTGGAGGTGCTGCGCGCGGCGAAGGCGCAGGGCGTGCGGGTGTCGGCCGAGGTCACGCCGCACCACCTGCTGCTCACCGACGCGGCGATCGCGGGCTACGACCCGGTCAACAAGGTCAACCCGCCGCTGCGCACCGGCGAGGACACGAAGGCGATGCGGGCGGCGCTGGCCGAGGGCGTGATCGACGTGGTCGGCACCGACCACGCCCCGCACGCCGCGCAGTACAAGGACACCGAGTGGGCCGCGGCGAAGCCGGGGATGCTCGGCCTGGAGACGGCGCTGTCGGTGGTGGTGCACACGATGGTCGAGCCGGGCCTGCTCGATTGGCGCGGCGTGGCGCGGGTGCTCTCGGAGCGCCCCGCGGAGATCGCCGGCCTGCCCGACCACGGGCGGCCGATCGCGGAGGGCGAGCCCGCCACGTTCGCGCTCGTCGACCCGGACGCGGTCTGGACGGTCCGCGGCACGGCTCTGCAGAGCAAGGCGACCAACACCCCCTTCGAGGGGATGCGGCTCCCCGCCGCGGTCACGGCCACCGTGCTGCGCGGGCGGATCACGATGCGGAACGGGGAGGTGCAGGCATGA
- the carA gene encoding glutamine-hydrolyzing carbamoyl-phosphate synthase small subunit → MTAILVLEDGRIFRGEAYGARGEGLGEAVFTTGMTGYQETLTDPSYHRQIVVQTAPQIGNTGWNDEDDESRGIQVAGYAVRDPARTPSNWRSRRSLEDALREQGIVGIAGIDTRALVRHLRERGAMRAGIFSGAALAADEELVQRVLASPPMEGADLYGAVTTREPYVVPADGERRFRVAALDVGIKFNTPRMMAARGIEVHVLPAHTSIGQIEELAPDGFFVANGPGDPATADAPVELTQQVLRRRIPTFGICFGNQILARALGRGTYKLRYGHRGINIPVVEHATGRVSITSQNHGFAVEGEAGERFDTPFGAAEITHTCPNDGCVEGLRALDVPAFSVQYHPEAAAGPHDAADLFDRFVELMRENR, encoded by the coding sequence ATGACGGCGATTCTGGTCCTGGAAGACGGGCGGATCTTCCGCGGCGAGGCGTACGGCGCCCGCGGCGAGGGTCTCGGCGAGGCGGTGTTCACCACCGGCATGACCGGCTACCAGGAGACGCTCACCGACCCGTCCTACCACCGCCAGATCGTGGTGCAGACCGCGCCGCAGATCGGCAACACCGGCTGGAACGACGAGGACGACGAGTCCCGCGGCATCCAGGTGGCCGGCTACGCCGTGCGCGACCCGGCCCGCACCCCGTCGAACTGGCGCTCCCGCCGCTCCCTCGAGGACGCGCTGCGGGAGCAGGGGATCGTCGGGATCGCGGGGATCGACACCCGGGCCCTGGTGCGCCACCTGCGCGAGCGGGGCGCCATGCGCGCCGGGATCTTCTCCGGGGCCGCGCTCGCTGCCGACGAGGAGCTCGTCCAGCGCGTGCTCGCGAGCCCGCCCATGGAAGGCGCCGACCTCTACGGCGCGGTGACCACCCGCGAGCCGTACGTGGTGCCCGCCGACGGCGAGCGGCGGTTCCGCGTGGCCGCCCTGGACGTCGGGATCAAGTTCAACACCCCGCGCATGATGGCCGCGCGCGGCATCGAGGTGCACGTGCTGCCTGCGCACACGTCGATCGGACAGATCGAGGAGCTGGCGCCGGACGGGTTCTTCGTCGCCAACGGCCCCGGCGACCCGGCCACCGCCGACGCACCCGTCGAGTTGACGCAGCAGGTCCTGCGCCGGCGGATCCCGACGTTCGGGATCTGCTTCGGCAACCAGATCCTCGCCCGCGCGCTCGGCCGCGGCACCTACAAGCTGCGCTACGGCCACCGCGGCATCAACATCCCGGTGGTCGAGCACGCCACCGGCCGCGTGTCGATCACGTCGCAGAACCACGGTTTCGCCGTCGAGGGCGAGGCGGGGGAGCGGTTCGACACGCCGTTCGGCGCGGCCGAGATCACCCACACCTGCCCGAACGACGGCTGCGTCGAGGGACTGCGGGCCCTGGACGTCCCGGCGTTCAGCGTGCAGTACCACCCCGAGGCGGCGGCCGGCCCGCACGACGCCGCGGACCTGTTCGACCGGTTCGTCGAGCTGATGAGGGAGAACCGCTGA